Proteins co-encoded in one Tursiops truncatus isolate mTurTru1 chromosome 17, mTurTru1.mat.Y, whole genome shotgun sequence genomic window:
- the GPT gene encoding alanine aminotransferase 1 isoform X5, with protein MALRTGDHSQAATNGLKEKVLTLDTMNPCVRKVEYAVRGPIVLRALELEQELRQGVKKPFTEVIRANIGDAQAMGQTPITFLRQVLALCVHPDLLNSPDFPDDAKRRAERILQACGGHSLGECQNLPKPQGGAGQALEEAVPGDGGSARWKGRVSSGGRQGDLTCPTRTPTLSFLSPGPGAYSISSGTQLIREDVARYIERRDGGIPADPNNIFLSTGASDAIVTLLKLLVAGEGGTRTGVLIPIPQYPLYSAALAELNAVQVDYYLDEERAWALDVAELRRALLQARDHCRPRALCIINPGNPTGQVQTRECIEAVIRFAFEEGLFLLADEVLAGAPAGRRRRAAARAPVTHPAVARPPVQVYQDNVYAEGSQFHSFKKVLTEMGPPYATRQELASFHSVSKGYMGECGFRGGYVEVVNMDAAVQQQMQKLRSVRLCPPTPGQVLLDVAVSPPAPSDPSFAQFQADDHSAPHGEAAALAGNAEPVPRQVHPRVLLRTPLGARLDRQGRPRADSARVLGVSGALWTCSCCLCGWAPPLFRPLIKQWAGLAACRLCAHLYAPPQPCPLLTAFLCGVLCRPGGPGGVVREGFQGR; from the exons ATGGCCTTGAGAACAGGTGACCACAGTCAGGCTGCAACGAATGGGCTGAAGGAGAAGGTGCTGACGCTGGACACCATGAACCCGTGTGTCCGGAAAGTGGAGTACGCGGTACGAGGCCCAATCGTGCTGCGCGCgctggagctggagcaggagCTGCGCCAG gGCGTAAAGAAGCCCTTCACTGAGGTCATCCGAGCCAACATCGGGGACGCACAGGCCATGGGGCAGACGCCTATCACCTTCCTGCGCCAG GTCCTGGCGCTCTGCGTCCACCCTGATCTCCTGAACAGCCCTGACTTCCCCGACGACGCCAAGAGGAGGGCGGAGCGCATCCTGCAGGCATGTGGGGGCCACAGCCTGGGTGAGTGCCAGAACCTGCCGAAGCcccagggaggggcggggcaggcgCTGGAGGAGGCTGTCCCAGGAGACGGTGGATCTGCCCGCTGGAAGGGGCGGGTCTCCTCGGGAGGGAGGCAAGGGGACCTCACCTGTCCCACCCGCACTCCCACCCTGTCCTTCCTGTCCCCGGGCCCAGGGGCCTACAGCATCAGCTCTGGCACCCAGCTGATCCGCGAGGACGTGGCGCGGTACATTGAGCGGCGCGATGGAGGCATTCCCGCCGACCCCAATAACATCTTCCTGTCCACGGGGGCCAGCGACGCCATCGTG ACGTTGCTGAAGTTGCTGGTGGCCGGCGAGGGTGGCACGCGCACGGGCGTGCTCATCcccatccctcagtatccactcTACTCCGCCGCGCTGGCCGAGCTCAACGCGGTGCAGGTGGACTACTACCTGGACGAGGAGCGCGCCTGGGCGCTCGACGTGGCCGAGCTGCGGCGCGCGCTGCTCCAGGCGCGTGACCACTGCCGCCCCCGCGCGCTCTGCATCATCAACCCCGGCAACCCCACCG GTCAGGTGCAGACCCGCGAGTGCATTGAGGCCGTGATCCGCTTCGCCTTTGAGGAGGGGCTCTTCCTGTTGGCCGATGAGGTGCTGGCCGGGGCCCCCGCAGGGAGGCGTCGGAGGGCGGCGGCGCGCGCCCCCGTGACGCACCCCGCTGTCGCCCGTCCGCCCGTCCAGGTGTACCAGGACAACGTGTACGCCGAGGGCTCGCAGTTCCACTCGTTCAAGAAGGTGCTCACGGAGATGGGGCCGCCATACGCGACGCGGCAGGAGCTCGCCTCCTTCCACTCGGTCTCCAAGGGCTACATGGGCGA GTGCGGCTTCCGCGGCGGCTACGTGGAGGTGGTGAACATGGACGCAGCGGTGCAGCAGCAGATGCAGAAGCTGCGGAGCGTGCGCCTGTGCCCGCCCACGCCGGGCCAGGTCCTGCTAGACGTGGCGGTCAGCCCGCCCGCGCCCTCCGACCCCTCCTTCGCGCAGTTCCAGGCG GATGACCATTCTGCCCCCCATGGAGAAGCTGCGGCCCTTGCTGGAAACGCTGAGCCAGTTCCACGCCAAGTTCACCCGCGAGTACTCCTGAGGACACCGCTGGGGGCCAGGCTGGACCGGCAGGGACGACCCCGGGCGGACAGTGCTCGGGTTCTTGGGGTCTCTGGAGCCCTCTGGACTTGCTCCTGCTGCCTGTGTGGCTGGGCCCCCCCTCTCTTCAGGCCCCTAATAAAGCAGTGGGCTGGCTTGGCTGCTTGCAGGCTGTGTGCACACCTGTATGCGCCCCCGCAGCCTTGTCCACTCCTGACTGCCTTTCTGTGTGGGGTTCTGTGCAGGCCTGGGGGCCCAGGAggagtggtcagggagggcttccaggGGAGGTGA
- the GPT gene encoding alanine aminotransferase 1 isoform X1: protein MALRTGDHSQAATNGLKEKVLTLDTMNPCVRKVEYAVRGPIVLRALELEQELRQGVKKPFTEVIRANIGDAQAMGQTPITFLRQVLALCVHPDLLNSPDFPDDAKRRAERILQACGGHSLGECQNLPKPQGGAGQALEEAVPGDGGSARWKGRVSSGGRQGDLTCPTRTPTLSFLSPGPGAYSISSGTQLIREDVARYIERRDGGIPADPNNIFLSTGASDAIVTLLKLLVAGEGGTRTGVLIPIPQYPLYSAALAELNAVQVDYYLDEERAWALDVAELRRALLQARDHCRPRALCIINPGNPTGQVQTRECIEAVIRFAFEEGLFLLADEVLAGAPAGRRRRAAARAPVTHPAVARPPVQVYQDNVYAEGSQFHSFKKVRLPRRLRGGGEHGRSGAAADAEAAERAPVPAHAGPGPARRGGQPARALRPLLRAVPGGEAGGAGRAGGQGQAHGAGLQRGSRHPLQPGAGSHVLLPARAAAPACGAARSGAGPGSRHVFLPAPPGGDRHLRGAWQWLRAAGRHLPLPDDHSAPHGEAAALAGNAEPVPRQVHPRVLLRTPLGARLDRQGRPRADSARVLGVSGALWTCSCCLCGWAPPLFRPLIKQWAGLAACRLCAHLYAPPQPCPLLTAFLCGVLCRPGGPGGVVREGFQGR, encoded by the exons ATGGCCTTGAGAACAGGTGACCACAGTCAGGCTGCAACGAATGGGCTGAAGGAGAAGGTGCTGACGCTGGACACCATGAACCCGTGTGTCCGGAAAGTGGAGTACGCGGTACGAGGCCCAATCGTGCTGCGCGCgctggagctggagcaggagCTGCGCCAG gGCGTAAAGAAGCCCTTCACTGAGGTCATCCGAGCCAACATCGGGGACGCACAGGCCATGGGGCAGACGCCTATCACCTTCCTGCGCCAG GTCCTGGCGCTCTGCGTCCACCCTGATCTCCTGAACAGCCCTGACTTCCCCGACGACGCCAAGAGGAGGGCGGAGCGCATCCTGCAGGCATGTGGGGGCCACAGCCTGGGTGAGTGCCAGAACCTGCCGAAGCcccagggaggggcggggcaggcgCTGGAGGAGGCTGTCCCAGGAGACGGTGGATCTGCCCGCTGGAAGGGGCGGGTCTCCTCGGGAGGGAGGCAAGGGGACCTCACCTGTCCCACCCGCACTCCCACCCTGTCCTTCCTGTCCCCGGGCCCAGGGGCCTACAGCATCAGCTCTGGCACCCAGCTGATCCGCGAGGACGTGGCGCGGTACATTGAGCGGCGCGATGGAGGCATTCCCGCCGACCCCAATAACATCTTCCTGTCCACGGGGGCCAGCGACGCCATCGTG ACGTTGCTGAAGTTGCTGGTGGCCGGCGAGGGTGGCACGCGCACGGGCGTGCTCATCcccatccctcagtatccactcTACTCCGCCGCGCTGGCCGAGCTCAACGCGGTGCAGGTGGACTACTACCTGGACGAGGAGCGCGCCTGGGCGCTCGACGTGGCCGAGCTGCGGCGCGCGCTGCTCCAGGCGCGTGACCACTGCCGCCCCCGCGCGCTCTGCATCATCAACCCCGGCAACCCCACCG GTCAGGTGCAGACCCGCGAGTGCATTGAGGCCGTGATCCGCTTCGCCTTTGAGGAGGGGCTCTTCCTGTTGGCCGATGAGGTGCTGGCCGGGGCCCCCGCAGGGAGGCGTCGGAGGGCGGCGGCGCGCGCCCCCGTGACGCACCCCGCTGTCGCCCGTCCGCCCGTCCAGGTGTACCAGGACAACGTGTACGCCGAGGGCTCGCAGTTCCACTCGTTCAAGAAG GTGCGGCTTCCGCGGCGGCTACGTGGAGGTGGTGAACATGGACGCAGCGGTGCAGCAGCAGATGCAGAAGCTGCGGAGCGTGCGCCTGTGCCCGCCCACGCCGGGCCAGGTCCTGCTAGACGTGGCGGTCAGCCCGCCCGCGCCCTCCGACCCCTCCTTCGCGCAGTTCCAGGCG GAGAGGCGGGCGGTGCTGGCCGAGCTGGCGGCCAAGGCCAAGCTCACGGAGCAGGTCTTCAACGAGGCTCCAGGCATCCGCTGCAACCCGGTGCAGGGAGCCATGTACTCCTTCCCGCGCGTGCAGCTGCCCCCGCGTGCGGTGCAGCGCGCTCAG gAGCTGGGCCTGGCTCCCGACATGTTTTTTTGCCTGCGCCTCCTGGAGGAGACCGGCATCTGCGTGGTGCCTGGCAGTGGCTTCGGGCAGCGGGAAGGCACCTACCACTTCCG GATGACCATTCTGCCCCCCATGGAGAAGCTGCGGCCCTTGCTGGAAACGCTGAGCCAGTTCCACGCCAAGTTCACCCGCGAGTACTCCTGAGGACACCGCTGGGGGCCAGGCTGGACCGGCAGGGACGACCCCGGGCGGACAGTGCTCGGGTTCTTGGGGTCTCTGGAGCCCTCTGGACTTGCTCCTGCTGCCTGTGTGGCTGGGCCCCCCCTCTCTTCAGGCCCCTAATAAAGCAGTGGGCTGGCTTGGCTGCTTGCAGGCTGTGTGCACACCTGTATGCGCCCCCGCAGCCTTGTCCACTCCTGACTGCCTTTCTGTGTGGGGTTCTGTGCAGGCCTGGGGGCCCAGGAggagtggtcagggagggcttccaggGGAGGTGA
- the GPT gene encoding alanine aminotransferase 1 isoform X6 — MALRTGDHSQAATNGLKEKVLTLDTMNPCVRKVEYAVRGPIVLRALELEQELRQGVKKPFTEVIRANIGDAQAMGQTPITFLRQVLALCVHPDLLNSPDFPDDAKRRAERILQACGGHSLGECQNLPKPQGGAGQALEEAVPGDGGSARWKGRVSSGGRQGDLTCPTRTPTLSFLSPGPGAYSISSGTQLIREDVARYIERRDGGIPADPNNIFLSTGASDAIVTLLKLLVAGEGGTRTGVLIPIPQYPLYSAALAELNAVQVDYYLDEERAWALDVAELRRALLQARDHCRPRALCIINPGNPTGQVQTRECIEAVIRFAFEEGLFLLADEVLAGAPAGRRRRAAARAPVTHPAVARPPVQVYQDNVYAEGSQFHSFKKVLTEMGPPYATRQELASFHSVSKGYMGECGFRGGYVEVVNMDAAVQQQMQKLRSVRLCPPTPGQVLLDVAVSPPAPSDPSFAQFQAERRAVLAELAAKAKLTEQVFNEAPGIRCNPVQGAMYSFPRVQLPPRAVQRAQELGLAPDMFFCLRLLEETGICVVPGSGFGQREGTYHFRMTILPPMEKLRPLLETLSQFHAKFTREYS, encoded by the exons ATGGCCTTGAGAACAGGTGACCACAGTCAGGCTGCAACGAATGGGCTGAAGGAGAAGGTGCTGACGCTGGACACCATGAACCCGTGTGTCCGGAAAGTGGAGTACGCGGTACGAGGCCCAATCGTGCTGCGCGCgctggagctggagcaggagCTGCGCCAG gGCGTAAAGAAGCCCTTCACTGAGGTCATCCGAGCCAACATCGGGGACGCACAGGCCATGGGGCAGACGCCTATCACCTTCCTGCGCCAG GTCCTGGCGCTCTGCGTCCACCCTGATCTCCTGAACAGCCCTGACTTCCCCGACGACGCCAAGAGGAGGGCGGAGCGCATCCTGCAGGCATGTGGGGGCCACAGCCTGGGTGAGTGCCAGAACCTGCCGAAGCcccagggaggggcggggcaggcgCTGGAGGAGGCTGTCCCAGGAGACGGTGGATCTGCCCGCTGGAAGGGGCGGGTCTCCTCGGGAGGGAGGCAAGGGGACCTCACCTGTCCCACCCGCACTCCCACCCTGTCCTTCCTGTCCCCGGGCCCAGGGGCCTACAGCATCAGCTCTGGCACCCAGCTGATCCGCGAGGACGTGGCGCGGTACATTGAGCGGCGCGATGGAGGCATTCCCGCCGACCCCAATAACATCTTCCTGTCCACGGGGGCCAGCGACGCCATCGTG ACGTTGCTGAAGTTGCTGGTGGCCGGCGAGGGTGGCACGCGCACGGGCGTGCTCATCcccatccctcagtatccactcTACTCCGCCGCGCTGGCCGAGCTCAACGCGGTGCAGGTGGACTACTACCTGGACGAGGAGCGCGCCTGGGCGCTCGACGTGGCCGAGCTGCGGCGCGCGCTGCTCCAGGCGCGTGACCACTGCCGCCCCCGCGCGCTCTGCATCATCAACCCCGGCAACCCCACCG GTCAGGTGCAGACCCGCGAGTGCATTGAGGCCGTGATCCGCTTCGCCTTTGAGGAGGGGCTCTTCCTGTTGGCCGATGAGGTGCTGGCCGGGGCCCCCGCAGGGAGGCGTCGGAGGGCGGCGGCGCGCGCCCCCGTGACGCACCCCGCTGTCGCCCGTCCGCCCGTCCAGGTGTACCAGGACAACGTGTACGCCGAGGGCTCGCAGTTCCACTCGTTCAAGAAGGTGCTCACGGAGATGGGGCCGCCATACGCGACGCGGCAGGAGCTCGCCTCCTTCCACTCGGTCTCCAAGGGCTACATGGGCGA GTGCGGCTTCCGCGGCGGCTACGTGGAGGTGGTGAACATGGACGCAGCGGTGCAGCAGCAGATGCAGAAGCTGCGGAGCGTGCGCCTGTGCCCGCCCACGCCGGGCCAGGTCCTGCTAGACGTGGCGGTCAGCCCGCCCGCGCCCTCCGACCCCTCCTTCGCGCAGTTCCAGGCG GAGAGGCGGGCGGTGCTGGCCGAGCTGGCGGCCAAGGCCAAGCTCACGGAGCAGGTCTTCAACGAGGCTCCAGGCATCCGCTGCAACCCGGTGCAGGGAGCCATGTACTCCTTCCCGCGCGTGCAGCTGCCCCCGCGTGCGGTGCAGCGCGCTCAG gAGCTGGGCCTGGCTCCCGACATGTTTTTTTGCCTGCGCCTCCTGGAGGAGACCGGCATCTGCGTGGTGCCTGGCAGTGGCTTCGGGCAGCGGGAAGGCACCTACCACTTCCG GATGACCATTCTGCCCCCCATGGAGAAGCTGCGGCCCTTGCTGGAAACGCTGAGCCAGTTCCACGCCAAGTTCACCCGCGAGTACTCCTGA
- the GPT gene encoding alanine aminotransferase 1 isoform X4, translating into MALRTGDHSQAATNGLKEKVLTLDTMNPCVRKVEYAVRGPIVLRALELEQELRQGVKKPFTEVIRANIGDAQAMGQTPITFLRQVLALCVHPDLLNSPDFPDDAKRRAERILQACGGHSLGAYSISSGTQLIREDVARYIERRDGGIPADPNNIFLSTGASDAIVTLLKLLVAGEGGTRTGVLIPIPQYPLYSAALAELNAVQVDYYLDEERAWALDVAELRRALLQARDHCRPRALCIINPGNPTGQVQTRECIEAVIRFAFEEGLFLLADEVLAGAPAGRRRRAAARAPVTHPAVARPPVQVYQDNVYAEGSQFHSFKKVRLPRRLRGGGEHGRSGAAADAEAAERAPVPAHAGPGPARRGGQPARALRPLLRAVPGGEAGGAGRAGGQGQAHGAGLQRGSRHPLQPGAGSHVLLPARAAAPACGAARSGAGPGSRHVFLPAPPGGDRHLRGAWQWLRAAGRHLPLPDDHSAPHGEAAALAGNAEPVPRQVHPRVLLRTPLGARLDRQGRPRADSARVLGVSGALWTCSCCLCGWAPPLFRPLIKQWAGLAACRLCAHLYAPPQPCPLLTAFLCGVLCRPGGPGGVVREGFQGR; encoded by the exons ATGGCCTTGAGAACAGGTGACCACAGTCAGGCTGCAACGAATGGGCTGAAGGAGAAGGTGCTGACGCTGGACACCATGAACCCGTGTGTCCGGAAAGTGGAGTACGCGGTACGAGGCCCAATCGTGCTGCGCGCgctggagctggagcaggagCTGCGCCAG gGCGTAAAGAAGCCCTTCACTGAGGTCATCCGAGCCAACATCGGGGACGCACAGGCCATGGGGCAGACGCCTATCACCTTCCTGCGCCAG GTCCTGGCGCTCTGCGTCCACCCTGATCTCCTGAACAGCCCTGACTTCCCCGACGACGCCAAGAGGAGGGCGGAGCGCATCCTGCAGGCATGTGGGGGCCACAGCCTGG GGGCCTACAGCATCAGCTCTGGCACCCAGCTGATCCGCGAGGACGTGGCGCGGTACATTGAGCGGCGCGATGGAGGCATTCCCGCCGACCCCAATAACATCTTCCTGTCCACGGGGGCCAGCGACGCCATCGTG ACGTTGCTGAAGTTGCTGGTGGCCGGCGAGGGTGGCACGCGCACGGGCGTGCTCATCcccatccctcagtatccactcTACTCCGCCGCGCTGGCCGAGCTCAACGCGGTGCAGGTGGACTACTACCTGGACGAGGAGCGCGCCTGGGCGCTCGACGTGGCCGAGCTGCGGCGCGCGCTGCTCCAGGCGCGTGACCACTGCCGCCCCCGCGCGCTCTGCATCATCAACCCCGGCAACCCCACCG GTCAGGTGCAGACCCGCGAGTGCATTGAGGCCGTGATCCGCTTCGCCTTTGAGGAGGGGCTCTTCCTGTTGGCCGATGAGGTGCTGGCCGGGGCCCCCGCAGGGAGGCGTCGGAGGGCGGCGGCGCGCGCCCCCGTGACGCACCCCGCTGTCGCCCGTCCGCCCGTCCAGGTGTACCAGGACAACGTGTACGCCGAGGGCTCGCAGTTCCACTCGTTCAAGAAG GTGCGGCTTCCGCGGCGGCTACGTGGAGGTGGTGAACATGGACGCAGCGGTGCAGCAGCAGATGCAGAAGCTGCGGAGCGTGCGCCTGTGCCCGCCCACGCCGGGCCAGGTCCTGCTAGACGTGGCGGTCAGCCCGCCCGCGCCCTCCGACCCCTCCTTCGCGCAGTTCCAGGCG GAGAGGCGGGCGGTGCTGGCCGAGCTGGCGGCCAAGGCCAAGCTCACGGAGCAGGTCTTCAACGAGGCTCCAGGCATCCGCTGCAACCCGGTGCAGGGAGCCATGTACTCCTTCCCGCGCGTGCAGCTGCCCCCGCGTGCGGTGCAGCGCGCTCAG gAGCTGGGCCTGGCTCCCGACATGTTTTTTTGCCTGCGCCTCCTGGAGGAGACCGGCATCTGCGTGGTGCCTGGCAGTGGCTTCGGGCAGCGGGAAGGCACCTACCACTTCCG GATGACCATTCTGCCCCCCATGGAGAAGCTGCGGCCCTTGCTGGAAACGCTGAGCCAGTTCCACGCCAAGTTCACCCGCGAGTACTCCTGAGGACACCGCTGGGGGCCAGGCTGGACCGGCAGGGACGACCCCGGGCGGACAGTGCTCGGGTTCTTGGGGTCTCTGGAGCCCTCTGGACTTGCTCCTGCTGCCTGTGTGGCTGGGCCCCCCCTCTCTTCAGGCCCCTAATAAAGCAGTGGGCTGGCTTGGCTGCTTGCAGGCTGTGTGCACACCTGTATGCGCCCCCGCAGCCTTGTCCACTCCTGACTGCCTTTCTGTGTGGGGTTCTGTGCAGGCCTGGGGGCCCAGGAggagtggtcagggagggcttccaggGGAGGTGA